The sequence below is a genomic window from Oreochromis niloticus isolate F11D_XX linkage group LG3, O_niloticus_UMD_NMBU, whole genome shotgun sequence.
CTGTTTTGTCCTTCTCCTTGTCCTTCTTGTCTCGGCCCAAAAATGAAGGCACCAGGTTGTAGTCACGAGCGATGTTCTTACGCCGCTGGCGTTCTCTGAGCTTACGCACATACATGTCCACATGGGCGCGCTTCATTTCAATTTCCACGTCCTCATCATCATAGTTGACACACAGTCCGCTGATGAGCTTCTCCGCGTCCTGGTCATACTCAATCTCATAGTCGTCACGTAGTGGCATGTAGCCCAGCTGCTGTTGCTCAACCAAGCTGATATCCAGCGGAGGGAGCGGAGTGGTCAGGCTGGGCGACAGGGGCCCCCCACTCGGGCAGGTGTGATCGGTCACCCGGTTTGGAATACTGTCAGGGATACAGGCCTTCCCCAGGTTTCCATGGATGTACATGGTGACATAATGTTCCATGACTTCCTGAGGAGTCCGGGATGCTCCGACATGATCAGCCATGTCCTCCTGAAAGGCCACAAAAAAGAAGTTGTTACTAAGAGGACACCTACACCATTTCTGATCACTGATATTCATATTTTATGCTTTTCAATTTtggattgtttttaaaattaaacaagTTAACTTTAGACATCATCATGAGATatttgaaaatgtacattttctgaTGCATTATAGGGGTGCATAATTTTATCTAAAAATTTCCAAGTAAGTCAAActtaatataatttattttacacAGACAAATATTCTAATACGCTACACATAAGCCATATGCACTTTGTAATTCACTTTAAATGGGGTTTTGGAGGTGAAGTGTAACTGGTCCACATATACTTAAGAGGGTCTGTCCATTAACAGATGTCTGTGCATTTTTCTGACCATTTGACACGCAAAAATTTATTTTATACTTGAGTAAATTAAACATCACTAGGTGGTGGTTGGTTTGTACCACAAGATCCTTGGTGGGATAACTCTGCATATCTGTAACATTTCCAGCAAACCTTTTGTGACACTATTCCACTCTTAAATGTTAGCCTTGGTTTTTGGCCCTTTGACCCCTGGGATAGGCTTCAACCCTCTCCTGACCTTGAGATGGATAAGTTGATAACAAAATAGATTGATACGCTTTTGCATTATGAAAAATGAGATTTGATTACAGTTACATTACTttgctttttgtgtttaaacagaactattctttcttttccctttcCTCTTCTTCTGACTTTGTTTCAGGGGGCGCTAAAGCAGATCACATCTCACCCTGTCCCTAtagtcacaccaaccctctgcatacCCTCCATCACTACATCCACAAGCATCTCTGTGGTCTTTCTcgtgctgttttctttcttttgtgctcttttttgttaattttcttATAAAAATAGAGTTTTGAATGAATGTCTAAGCTAAAGTAGGCACTAAAAAGCACTGTGACTCAAGGAGTCGTGGGATATTATGGAAAAAATTTAACATTTGTGTAGATTCCATCAGTCTGATATCAAAACAGTTGGTCTTTCGTACACATTTAATTCAGAGGTTGATACACTTTACATGTTTCTTTAATATGCTGCATTTTAACACAAGTTTCAGGTTAGGTTTCAGTTAATAACGAGTTAATTACTACTTACTACATAACAATATAGTTTTTCCTTACTTATTTGCTTCCTGTCTTGTCCCTTGTTGTTTTGTGACTCGGAGCAATACAATTATTGaatcataattatgattatttttcctttttatgcCACGTATTGTTAACATTCTACGTTTCTTAAAGTAAAGTGTAACACTATTCTCACATCTATTTTATTCAggcttttcttctgtttttaacGTCTCGAAAATTATGTACAACGATAACAAcgaaaataagaagaaaaaatcatttttatcttaAAGGTCATTAGCGTTATTCTTATATTATCGCTACAAGCCTACTGCTATTGTTTCCCTTTTCTAAGCACTAGGCACAATGAAACTCCTATGAGTTTGTAAAGAAAGCTCTAAAGGTcagaaaaataacttaaaaagtGATGTACCCAGTTTCCAAATCCATACTGCTCGATAGCATCGAGTAGCGACTGCTCTTCCCTGCTGGTCCACCCTCCTTCTGCCTCTGGACCCCAGAGAGAGAACCGACCGCCGTCGACCTGCTGGTAGCCGTGCCATCTCCGGTGATTACCGATTTCAGCGCCCGCTGAGAAGCACTCTGGGCACAGCTCGATATCAGGGCACTCGGTGCAGCGAAGCCGCAGGTTTGTAACATCTGCAAGGCAGTTAACGCAGTACTTCTTCCCCAAGTCGGCCATCTTGCCTGGCGTCTGCTTCTTGTTGTTGGAGGCAAACCTTCGCGCCTGCGTACAGCGAGCCTCGCAGCGCGAGCTACTCACATCCTGCTTATAAATATTAATGAGAATGGGTCAGGGCTCCTGTGATTGGTTGTCCTGCTTAGTTTCCAGGACAACCGAAACAAAACGAACAGTTTCATTGACCACAGAACTGCACGAGCCTTATCGCTGTATACAaagtaaatattatttaaaatggaCAGAGAGGCGGGAAAGGGAGAAAATAAGGTAAGAATTCACagtgacagagacacagaggagaATTTTATTACTGTTAGTGGGGATAAAAATGAAGCTGTCTCAGCTGAAATGCCCACATCAGACCCTGAAGAAAAGCACGGTGATAGCGGGAAAGTCACAGAAGAGTCCCCTCCTGAAGAGGCCGCCACTTTTGAACCAGAAGCCAAAAGTGAAGATGAGCTCTGCACTGAGTTTGATGTGATGAATAAAGTCAAAGAACAGCCACTGTCCCAAGAAGAAAGTGTGGTTTCTGAGATGAACAGCACTTACCACGATGACGCTCACAAGCTACAGCCTGAGACCCAGGACACGGAGATCTCCAGCCCTCTACACCACGAAGATGAAGAGGCTGAAAAAGAGGGAACCACATCTCCATGTGCACAAAAACTAAacataaagtataaagaatacaGACAGCTCCTCCAGAAGCTGTGCAAGGAGCGAGATAAGGCCAGGCATAACAGCAGCCAGCTGCAGATGAAACTGGCGCAATACTTCAAGAAGGCTGGGGACAGTGTCCAGCTGGAGGGCGATAAGCCTGTGTCAGAGCAGCTGCAGGAGTACAAGAGGTACATCAACACCCTGACTGACCTGAAGCAGCAGCTCTGTGCTGAATCAGAGGCAGCCCAGCGTCAGGCAGAGGACCTGAGGCTACAGTCCGAGGAGCAGCTGGGCAAGGTTGGTGTTGTTTTAAGGGATTgtgttttttacattaaagcacaTCCCATATTCACATCTGCAGTAGCacaataacaattaaacttCCAGCCTATTAAAGCTTCAGTCTCCCTCGGTATCTGGTAGGTCATAGATGAtgtgatttattgttgtttggtTTAACTCCAGAGTTcataaaaactgaaagaaatgagATGGGTCTGATTTCATTAAAAATTCTGTCTCTGTTTTTTATGCTTTCAGGCAGAATCCTTTTCTACTACTCAAAAGTGTCGTTTACTAATCAGTAGTTGTTTCACACTTCATTGTTCCCCACTCAATCTTTATCTGCATCCCACTTCTGTTACCAGTGTTGGGCCTGGAGGGGGCAAATACTGGCCCtactaacccctaaccctacttTAGTGGAAATTTAGTGAAAGCCCCAATCAGAACCTTTAGatacatctgcatctaaaggacaaaggtcactctttcgaggatgctaatgtttacattttggttctaaagaggagtgaaagaagccatctatgtccaacTGTTAACGACCCTCTTTGAACAGAGGGGGTGggttacgacaccaactgtctgccatctataatccattTTTGACATCCCTTCCCAGGCGCCACATGATAGTGTGAGGCAATATCTCCCAATGGTTTCATCCAAAACCTCTGCAGATATCACACACACCCTAGCTCATGTGGTGAGCCACATAATCAAGGGCTTAAATACTTCTGACTCTCCATTTTTGATCTTAGAACTCAAGAAGCTTATCGAATGAGAGCTGAATCATCTTCaacaaacttaaagaagtccagtcgcttttctttccaagctccttagctGACCCCCTGTGAACAAGCACTTAACAGTTGAAAAGAAACACACTCCGCCCTAAAGCGGGTTTTATAACTTCTGCCTTCGTGACTCTACTGGTGTTGCTGTGGCATAGCTTTTGTCATCTGACAGGATGCACAGGTTTGCCTGCTTGCCTTAAACTGACCATAACCTTGACTCCGAATCTTAACCCTTAAACAAGTCAGAAGGGTtgtaaaaaactgaaacctTTAACCTTTCATCAAGCAGATGGTCTAAAACTTGCTAAGACTTTAATCACTCACTCCTGTTGCTTGTAAGATGGATTTTCCAGAAAGCTGGATTCCACATTCTATCTGTTCTGCAAAGACACATTTTCAACAGGCACAATTTAGATccacttttaaaaataacaacaatgtGATGTAAAGTGTTTATGTGACTAAATACATTGtagctttaaaagaaaaagaaaaaaactccctCTCCAAACACGCTCTGCACTATTTAGGTGAAGTGAGAAACCCAAACAAAGAACAAAGTTTAGTCAACTGAAAAAGCCACAGTTTCTGTCAGGTACTGGAGTTTCATTTTACACTTTAAATGTAAATCCCccccaaaattaaaaaaaacaaaaaacgctgATGCTGATTGGCATGTAAGCATTATTTTACATGTCTTTGTACCTACTCCATCACTGACTCGATGACTCGTTTAACAGCTTCACACTTCTTTGTTTGGACACCAAACCCACAACACCTTTTAGGAAGAAACTCGTTATGTAAATTAAGATTCACAGTCTACACCATAAGGCCTCTTCTTACAGGCCAAACAGAACAATAGGATAGCTGCACTTATTACAGTCCTGAGAGATCAAAGTCAAGCTACAAGCAAAAAGAGAAATTCTGTGATACAGTAATGTCCAGTGTTCCTCAATTGACTGAAGCGTTatcaataaaacatttatttcccATGAGATTAGATTTGCTACAACTTTACTGCCATTGTTGAGAGTAGATGTGAAGAGAAAGCTGCACACAGTTACAGTGTGTCTTGCTGAAATGTTCAGTCATTCCTCAGCCTGTATTTAAAAAGGAGCCTTAATTACAGCAACAGAGGATTAGTTAAACCAGTGATCTTTTGTCACCTCAAACTGATGTACTTAGGGTACAAGAAAAAAGAGacataaacattttcatttgctcACAAATATGAGCACAGTTCTGCCCCCGTTCTTGCTGTTCACAGTAACACCCACTGCAATGTATCTGCAAGAGAGGCGgacaaatgagaaaaagagagcagctTTTCAGCCTCTGTCTTCACAGGGGCACAGTTATCTTTTCTTGAGACTGTTTTTAGTGTAGCCTATACAGGCTTCTGTTCATTAGTGTTGTCcttcattttaaatatgaattcaacgttaaaagcacaaacaaaaataagtaGATTTTAACATCACAGTTTTGATATGGCAAAATTTTCCAGTTTCCAGTCATTGTGGATCAAAATTATTGAAAGACTTACAACCCTAATTAAGTTGATAACACTTAaaattgtgttatttttgtaATTGTGTGTGTTGGATCATTCTGTCCACCACAAAAATACGACTTTAATGGAATTAGTACAGTGCTCTGCAAGGGCAAAAGGTGATATATTTCAGTTCAGCAGTCCGATTAGCTGCATTTGAACCAAAAATCCatctatttgtttgtttgtttttgttgacttCATTTTCACTTCAAACATGGGTGAACTAGACACATAGATGTTAGCACAGTAAATGCATGAAACAGTAaatcattttttatgtattcattattatcattatttttgcCTGTTTAGAAAAAGGGAAAAGCTTTTAAATGATACCCCGGTCTCTACAGGGAAAATGAGCACAAGTGagtcacacatgcacacttgcAGGGAAGCTAGATGGATGTGCAATGCATACTGAACTGTGCAGACACAGTGAAAGCTGTGGAAGATGCACAAAGACCGTTTGTTGAATATAACTTGAAACTAAGTACAAATCTGCTggcaatttaataaaaaatacactgaaaaTACAGTGACTGTACATATAACCCtgttattaaaataatttagCAAACTGTTAATGTACTCAAAAACTGTCTCATCTTCATCCTCAGGTGGAAGATGAATGGCGAGCACTGATGGCACTGAAACAGGATACAGCTGTGAAGATGCTAAGCAGACGCCTGGGTAAAGAAGCAGCTCGGGCCAAAGTGGAGGCGTCTCTGCGAGCTGAACAGCTTCGGCAGGACGAGCTGATCAAACTGCGGCTGAAGCACATCAAGTTGAATATGAAGGTTCGCAAGCTGGAGGCAGAGCTCCGCCGTGGGGAGGAACATGACAGGGACCCCATACAGATCCAGTTTGAGCAGCTGCAGGCTGAGAAGCTAGAGCAGAAAAAACAAGCCGAAAAGCAGCACGAGGGATCAGTAAAGCTGCAGAAGAAGATCAGCAGTAGCTTGGAGGTATGCTGACAAATCCATGGATACAGATTGCTTCTAATTTCTTTCATTATGAGCAATAGCAGTGATATTTGTTGTCCCTCTTATGTCAGTGCCTGTCAAATATAAAGGAGAAGCTGCACTGGTGCCAGATGGAGGTCAAGGTGAAGAGAGAGCAACTGACTGAGGTGGAGGCCGTGGTGGCTGGGAAGAGGGACCACCTAAACAGGGTCAAGCAAGAAAACAGTCGCCTGCACAGACAAAACCTGAGGTTGAAGGAGCAGCGTGGGCTGCTGGGCAACAGGGTCCTGCTGCAGGACTTTGAGGATACTGTGAATGCCTCTGACGAACTGGAGGAACAACTAGAACATCTGAAGTGCCGGCAAGCCGAGATCCTCTTCAGCTGTGGCGGGTGGAAAAGTCAATAATGACTAAAACTTTATCTTAGGTTTCAAAAAGCtatgaaaaaaatgagaaaagaacaCATGTAGCTGACAAGGAGCTACCAGGAATGAGAACGAGCACTAGCCCTTACAGTTTGATTCAGTGTAGTGTCTCCCTGCCTGCATGCTGTAAAACTTGGAAAAACATAATCTGCATAAGAAGTCATGGTCGGGATTCCATGCATCCTCTCAAAAACAATAATCATCTTAGATAAGGTGACTCAGAGATGTTGAATGCAATCTTAAAAACATTGATAGAAATAAAGATACATTTTTGTGgactttttgtattttaatatgaaAATTTACTTGCTTTACCACAAGGTTTTAGTGTATTTGTCCTGTGGTAAAGaaataattcatttaatttaattttacaaAGAAAACATAGTAGCGGTTAATACTGTCACCTCACAACTAGAAGGTTGTATATTTATAGTTCCTGGCTGGCTTCAGCTTCTGTGTGGGAATAATTCGGTGATTCTGAATTGCCTGTAGGTGAAGATGTGAGAGTGACTGGTGAAGTTTGTGttcaaaattttttttaatatttttttccttggaataaaattaaataaccaAAACATTCATGatcgataaaaaaaaaaaagatacaacaTAGACAACAAAGATGAATCAGACTCACGGCCTCTTGCTCCAGGGTCCACTTCTTCCATACATTTAACTATGTGTATACTTAGTGTTGTTGGTGAGGTATGTCCCGTCATAATAAGTCTGATTCTCACATACACATCAGTTTGGTTCTGTAAATGCTCACGTTGCATTGAATATACTGACTCCTGACTTTAGGGAAACTCCCAAGAGTCAAGGGTTAAGTTGTTTGTTGAATCAAACAAAAATTAAGGATAAACGTGACCTCTAGATTAGACTACTGTAATTCCCTTTACTTTGGTCTCCACTCGGCCCTTCTTCATAGATTGCAGCTTGTCCAGAATGCTGCGGCACGCCTTCTGACTGGAACCACAAGGTTTGCCTCTATTACCCCAGTCCTTGCTGACctgcattggctccctgtcAAATACCGCACTGAGTTTAAAATTCTGTTGCTTACCTTTAAAATCATAAACAATACTGCGCTGTGCTACCTCACTGAACTCCTTAGTCTCCTTAGTCCATATACCAACAATTACTCTTAGTGCAGCCTAGATCCCGGCTAAAGACCAGAGGTGACAGTGCTTTTGCCCTGGCAGCCCCGAGGCTCTGGAACAATCTTCCTGCTGCTATTCGCGCCTCTGTTCATTTAAATCTCAGTTAAAAACTTACCTGTTTGACCGAGTGTTTTCAGTTAGTTAGTGCACATTCCCTATATTTTACCCTTATGTTATTTATCTTCTACTAATGTTCCACTGTATAAATACCCCCACCTTATATTGATGAGTACTCAGtaattttatcttctaaactaTGCTctaatgttttatttctttttttgtctgtactttttggggttttttgtactCTTTTATAGCCTTTTATCTTATATCTTATGTTTTAACCTTGtcgtgaagcactttggtgtaccttcggttttaaatgtgctatataaatacagttgtattgtattgtattgtataaactagcaatacatttatttatggaTTATAAAGACAAGAAGACTTTGACAGCAATTGTATGAAATCCATTGTTTAGAAACCCAGAAGCTCTTGATCAGAAGATTCTGGGTTTTGATAAATCAGTCTCTAACACTGCAATTTTACACTTAATGTAAAAGACCTGGTGTCACAGCAAGAGAGTTACATGATGCTGATAGGACAGTGAGGTGACTGTGTTTTAATCTTCAGGCACTGAACCTTCTTTGggtcagtctttttttttttaagacagaaTCATCCTAGTGCATGCACATCTCTATAGGGTAAACCTTAAAACTGtaatttaacacaaaatttCAGTGAGGAccacatttatttcatttgtttggaAGCTCCTTGTCCTTCCATATACATGTAAAAATCACCAGCACATATCTCCAACCTTTCTGCATACATTGAGAGTCTGAAGCATGGAAAACAGCACCAAGAGCCAGTGCAGAACAGAGTAGGCTTCACAGATAAGACAATGATTAAATCAGGAACAGTAGAAACTGCGTTTAAAGGACCTGGGGTGGAAGTGGGTTGCTAAGCAGCATGCAGGTGCACAGCAACTGTGGGCAGGCTAAAGCAGCTTAAATAACCCACCCTATTGACAACTGCATGGATAGAAGGATATCAGTTGATACATCATTTATTGTGTGACTGGCAGCTTATAACAACCAATGCCTTTTATATTAGAAAAAATGTATATACATCACACACATGCTGTCATGGACAGACACTTCAAGGCTATGAGAGACTTTAACCCCAGCCTGTCAATTCCTAATAAAATgacttgatgcatgctcaggtaagaaaatcctaaaaaattgattctgttcatctggatgtagcgttttcagttggagaaacgtttcgtcactcatccaggtgacttcttcagtctcagctgactgcaggtttccccaaccttaaaaaaagtacagttgcataatgactgagacactgaatgaatgaacagtgggctgtgaggtcagtttcttgctcattaatatgcaaactgtcatgaccattgatcaacaaccactgatcaataacCGTTGATCATGGTCATGattaccattcacagagagttggggaatggctgcaatcacagcattgtaagatggtgaaagatgtagcTTAGGCccccctccttgattcagagatagtggttttcttttcatgtaaatggccttCTTGACTCCCCCACTCAAatcagcgttcctccctgtccaggatgtgtacatcctcatcattgaaagagtggcCACTgacctgtaggtgtaaatagactgcagagtcctggtcTGACATGTTAGCTTTTCTGTGTTGTGTCAGAGGTTGTGTGGTTTGGTTGGTTGTAACTCACTGTGGCTTACGACGCCAACTGTCTTCCACgtctgaaacatcttcaagaaacttaaagaagtccagtcgcttttctttccaagctctctgacctggatgactgagaagcTACACAGACATCTACCAAACTGTGTCACTCCAGTGTAAAGTTGATATTAACCTAGCTAAGTGTCTTTGAAACAGACAGTTTTCACACCAGCAACATTTTGTACCAAAAGTCAGAAGAGGCTCACAAAGATTTTTTAGAGGAGCATTTTATTGTTATATCACTGTTCTGTGTCAGCACCCAGAAATGTCTGATCCATTCCTCCCTACTAATCATTTACACGCTATATTCTGCTGCTGGCACCAGCCTGACAACTTTTAATTTTGTCACTTTCTTGGGATGCAAGATAGTGACAGTATATATCTGTCTatctatatatgtgtgtgtgtgtgtgtgtgtgtgtgtgtgtgtgtgtgtgtgttaatataCATATGCAGATCGGTTGGCAGATCTGAACAATGAATAACCTCTCGTACACACTTTTGATCATAAATTCACTGACTGAGCAGGAGCTTTATTTCAAATAATGCAACATTTTaagtgtgttaatgtgcagattaatacaaaaaaaactggACCACACAATTACAagcatttcacatttttacattttatatttcagaACAAACTGTATAGATGAACAGGAGGCCAGTTTAAGGAGAGTTTGCATCCTTAAGTTTCATGGTACGGACCCAGGACGAAGAGGGATCAACACAGATTTTACGAGACATTTTGGTAACCAAACTGACACAAAGAGAAATGATTAGCATTACTAAAATGTATCGTTTTATctattttacaaaataaaaacagctgcaaaataaaaatgtgcacaACAACGGTGAGAGGAAAACTAGGATCAGATAAAAACTTATGTGTTTTGACATGTCATGTTAAATGTAAGCTCTCATTTTTAAATATCCCCGAATTGTACTTTATTTCCTAAGCAATGGTCATTCTGAGAATTATTTGTTACACTTACACGTGtaataaatattttgaaatgtaagGAAACTTAGTGTAGAGGAACTTACATGATTGCAGTCTTTGGGCACCGTGGATCAGTAATGTAATATGAGACGATTAAACCCAGGTTAATTCTTCTTTGAGAGAACCTGAGGCAACATCCTGGACAAAGAACATTAAGAAATGTATTAGACTATTTTATTAAGTAAGACAGTAAGAAATCTTTATAAACCAAGAGTCACAGTAAGATAATGAATGTCTTTGTATATTACAAActgtaatatttaattttatataaaaatatgtccTAGTTTGCGCACCTTTTCTTTCAGAAATAATACTGTTTTAGAACACTGAATAAAACCAGCTTCAAAATTCTGTCTCAATAAATATATTCATTTGCATAAATGACAACTAGGCTCTCATATATAAAcctaaatgtgtattttaaacAATTTCCTTGCAGTAGTGTTGTGTAGTAACATATTAGGGAAGCAAAGTATTGAAACGTCAAAATTCATCAAACCATGAAAACAAAGAAGTTTGTTCATTTTGTTAATCATTTCCAGACCAGGTGTAGTAGAGGTGGTGTCAACTGACTCTTTGTTTAATTTATGAGCAATGCTAAAAGTAATGAAAATACTACTGATATGaggatcatcatcatcatagtttatttatatagcactttaaaaacacacaagccTGACTGTGATGGACCGAGCAGTGAAGGAAACTTAGGCAcaggttaaagtccaaaaaaaatgtttttttatttaacccaaaAACATAATTGGTTAAATCATGCAAAAAGAATCAAAATCttgggcccataaaagaggtcaaaataacagaactctacTCAAAGTTGACAACACTACTGATAactcaaacaaactgacctaaCTTAACAAGACAAAGGGGAAACTTAAATAGTGGCTGATCAGCCCACAAAAAACACGAGAAggggtaaaacacacaaaacctaaCTAAACCTAACATAATGAACTCCAATTCCCCCCCATGGTCCCGAGTTATGGCATGAACCAATTTGCAGTCTTCCTTTAAAGCTCGCTCCGCCCCTTTTCCACCTCTTGGCTCCTTAATCAAGGGACTGGAACAGCTGCCACTAAGgtaactcagaaaacaaaagattaatCATACATAACAGTGTAAACTAAAATGTGCGCACTTATTTTAGAATGCAGTGTTATGTGGATATGTGAATTAATTCTAAACCAAAACCAGTTATTTATTGTCCTGTAAATTAATtcctatatttaaagaaagacaaatgtgaaTGCAATGTTACTTATAAGCCTCTACACTAACATGGTGGGTAttaccactgtgtggctgtaagTGCAGCCATCAcactgaccaaagtgctgaacaatagAAATATAAGagatacaataagaataataaatacgataaaaataataaacatagcaaaaacaataaaatctaaGTAAATACAAGTCAGTTAACCACTGAGTCAAAAACCAGCGAATAAAAATGCGTtttcaatctggatttaaaaaccagCACTGATGTCGATTGCCtaatgtgaagaggaagatTATTCCAAAGCTTAGGAGCCAAGATAGTGAACGCTCGATCTCCTCTCAGTTTCAGCCGTGATTTGGGGACTGAgagcaacagctgctcagctgaccggAGCGAACGAGTAGGGACATAAGGCTTCAGCAAATCCGACAAATATGCAGGTGCATAAATATGCAGGTGCATataataaaagaactttaaaatgaatcctaaattcaattggaagccagtgcaGGGAGGCCAGAACCGGAgtaatgtgctcaaatttccTTCTACCAGATAAAAACCTTGCCGCAGCATTCTGTACTAGTTGCAGGCGTGTCAGAGTGCCCAGTCCAACCCCCATTAAAAGGGAGTTgcaataatccaagcgtgagGTTATAAAAGCATGGATAACAGTCTCCAAATCACGCCTTGAAAGAAAAGGTATAACCTTCGACAGACGCCTGAGTTGATAGAATGATGATTTCACCACCCCATTCACGTGGCCATCAAAAGTAAGTGCA
It includes:
- the cfap184 gene encoding cilia- and flagella-associated protein 184, which translates into the protein MDREAGKGENKVRIHSDRDTEENFITVSGDKNEAVSAEMPTSDPEEKHGDSGKVTEESPPEEAATFEPEAKSEDELCTEFDVMNKVKEQPLSQEESVVSEMNSTYHDDAHKLQPETQDTEISSPLHHEDEEAEKEGTTSPCAQKLNIKYKEYRQLLQKLCKERDKARHNSSQLQMKLAQYFKKAGDSVQLEGDKPVSEQLQEYKRYINTLTDLKQQLCAESEAAQRQAEDLRLQSEEQLGKVEDEWRALMALKQDTAVKMLSRRLGKEAARAKVEASLRAEQLRQDELIKLRLKHIKLNMKVRKLEAELRRGEEHDRDPIQIQFEQLQAEKLEQKKQAEKQHEGSVKLQKKISSSLECLSNIKEKLHWCQMEVKVKREQLTEVEAVVAGKRDHLNRVKQENSRLHRQNLRLKEQRGLLGNRVLLQDFEDTVNASDELEEQLEHLKCRQAEILFSCGGWKSQ